The window CCGCCGCCCAGCGGCAGGATCATCTGCAGCTTGCGTGCGCCGGAGTTGTCGGCCACGTCCAACATGGTGCGCATTTGAACTGCCATCGCGAATCTCCTTGCGAGGCGCGAGCCTCAGCCCGCGCGAAACCCTTCACCGGCTGGAGCAGAACCCCAACCAAAACCCTTACTTCGTCGCCGACTCTTCAGCCAGCGGCTTCTCCTCCGGCAGCGTCGCGAGCGACGAGCGGCGGATGATCTCCTCGAGCGTCCAGCGCTTCAACTTGGACAGAGGACGCGTCTCGCGAATGCGAACCACGTCGCCGATCCGCGCCGAATTCTGCTCGTCATGCGCGTAGAACTTCTTGTTGAACTTCATCACGCGACGATACTTCGGGTGGGCCTTGCGCATCTCAATCTCAACCACGATCGTCTTCTGCATCTTGGTCGAGACGACCTGGCCAACCTTCTCGTTGCGGCGCGTCTGCTCGTTCGCCTGCTGCGTATTTGCTGTATTCTCAGCCATTACTTACCTGCCTCTGTTGCTGCGCCCTGACGAGCCTTCCCAATCTGGCGTTCGCGTGCAACTGTCTTAAAACGAGCGATGTCGAGCTTCAGCGTACGCAGGTTCTTCAAACCCTCCTGCTTGCCCAGGCTCTTTGCAAACCGAATGCGGAAGATCTGCTCAGCCGCCTTCGCCTCTTCAGCCTTCAGCTCGTCATCACTCAGATCGCGGATCTTGTCGAGTTCCATAGTTCAATCCTTAGAACAACTTGTCATTCCGAGCGCGGAGCGAGAAATTTGCTCTCTTTCCCGCTCGCACTCCTGGCCAAACTACTTGGCCACAACCTCGGTCTTCACGTTCGGCCGCACCACAAATGTCGTCTTCAGCGGCAGCTTGTGCGAAGCCAGGCGCATCGCTTCCTTCGCGATATCGACCGGCACGCCTTCCATCTCAAAGAGGATCTTGCCCGGGCGAACCACCGCAACCCAGTGATCCGGCGCGCCCTTGCCCTTACCCATACGGGTCTCGGCCGGCTTCTTCGTGATCGGCTTGTCCGGGAACAGACGCAGCCAGACCTTGCCACCGCGCTTGATGAAGCGCGTCATCGCGATACGCGAGGCCTCAATCTGGCGGTCAGTTATGTAACCGCACTCCAGGACCTTCAAACCGTAGTCGCCAAACGACAGATCGGAGCCGCGCCACGCCTTGCCGCACATGCGGCCGCGCTGCTGCTTGCGATACTTGACCTTCTTGGGCAAAAGCATGGGGAAAACTCGCCTTTCAAACTTGAGGACGGAGAACTTCTTTGAGATGAACCGCTAATAAAGCGGGAATCAGAGAAGCTCAGCCGGGGTCTCTGTGCATAGCACAGACTCAGGGCCAAACTAGATAAGTATACAGTAAAGACGCGGCGAGGGAAAGCTTTTGCCTCCCCGCGTCTTCACCTTCAAGACTAGAACGCGCCTGTCGTGATCGGGGCCTGCTCGCGGCGCTTCTTCTGCTCGTAAATATCGCCACGGTAAATCCAGGTCTTCACGCCAATGACACCATACGTGGTCTTCGCCTCGGCGAAGCCGTAGTCGATGTCCGCACGCAGCGTGTGCAACGGCAGCCGACCCTGCAGGTACCACTCGGAGCGCGCGATCTCGTTGCCGTTCAGTCGGCCCGAAACGCGAACCTTGATTCCCTTGCAGCCGAAGCGCAGCGCCGAGTCAACCGACTTACGCATCGCGCGGCGGAACGAGACACGCTTCTCGAGCTGCAGCGCGATATTCTCGGCCACCAGCTGCGCGTCAAGCTCCGGTTTGTTCACCTCGAGGATGTCGATAAACACCTCGCGGTTGGTCCGCTTCTGAATGTCGGCCTTCAGCTTGTCGATCTCCGCGCCTTTGCGGCCGATGATGATGCCCGGACGCGCCGTGCGGATGATCAACCGCAGCTTGTTGCCCGGACGCTCGACCTCAACGGACGACACGCCGGCAGCCTTCAGCTTCTCGCGGAGTTCAGCCTTCAGCTTCACATCCTCGACCAGCAGCTTGTCATAGCCGCGCTCCACGAACCAGCGCGACTTCCACGGCTTGTTCACGCCGAGGCGGAATCCATACGGATGGACTTTCTGTCCCATAAGCTTCCTTCTTCTTTCAGAGCCATAGCCGGTTGAGCCGGCGCGGCGATGTTGCTTGTGTTACGTAATGCGCTGCTACAAACTTCCTTCTAACGCGAGCCTCTGCGGCTTACTTCGCCGCAGCCGTCTTCTTGCTGGCCGACTTCTTGGCCGCGGTCTTCTTCGCCGCTGCCTTCTTGGCCGGAGCCTTCTTCGCTGCCGTCTTCTTCGCCGCCGGCTTCGTCGTCGTCTCCGCTGCAGGAGTTGTCGCCGCAGCCTTAACCTCGGCCGCCTGCTTCTCCGCAATCGTGATCACAATATGGGCGATGCGGCGCTGATACCGGAAGGCACGTCCCATGGGCGCCGGACGGATGCGCTTCATGCGCGGCCCATCATTCGCCACAGCCGTCTTCACATACAGCTTATCAACATCCACGTCCAGACCCCGCTCATCGGCGAGATACTGCGCGTTCTGCACCGCCGAGCGCAGCGTCTTCTCGATCACCGGCGCAATGCGCTTGTTCGTGAACGCTACGATGTTAATCGCCTGTCCCACAGGCTTGCCCTTGATCAGGTCCAGCACCAGCTTGGCCTTCTGCGGGCTGACGCGCTGGAATTTGGCTTCAGCGCGAAATTCCGGTGCAGTTGTCGTTGTCTTTGCCATCTCAATCTTCCTCGAGGCGAAGCCTCTACCAATCATCCCGGGAAGCAACAGCTTCCCGCCTATTTTTCTTTACTTGGCCTTCGCCGTGTCCGCAGCCTTCGCGGAGTGGCCCTTGAACGTGCGCGTTGCCGAAAACTCGCCGAGCTTGTGCCCGACCATGTTTTCCGTGCAGTACACCGGCACAAACTTCTTGCCGTTGTGAACCGCAATCGTGTGGCCAACCATGTCGGGATGGATGGTCGAGCGGCGCGACCAGGTACGAATCACCTTCTTGTCGTTGGCCGCGTTCATCGCGTCAACCTTCACCATCAGGTGCGTGTCGATGAACGGACCCTTCTTTGTAGAGCGTGCCATTTCTATCTCCAGTACTTCTATGCTCGATACAACGAATCTCGCGAGGAGCCTTCGAGACTTGGTTCTGCCCTACTGCACTCCGGTAAACTGAGTGCTCCTCCGGGCGCTGCTCTTACTTACCCTTGTTGCGCCGCGACACGATAAACACATCCGTGCGCTTGTTATTCCGCGTCTTGTATCCACGCGTTGGCTGACCCCACGGCGTCACCGGATGACGTCCGCCCGAGGTCTTACCCTCACCACCGCCATGCGGATGGTCGACCGGGTTCATCGAGACACCACGGTTCGTCGGACGAATACCCTTCCAGCGGTTGCGTCCGGCCTTTCCGATCGACACATTCTCATGATCGGTGTTGCCAACCTGGCCAACCGTCGCCATGCACTCCACGAGCACGCGCCGCGTCTCGCCGGAAGGCAGCTTCAGCAGGGCATATTCGCCCTCCTTCGCCACCAGCTGCACCTGCGCTCCGGCCGAACGGGCCATCTGGCCGCCCTTGCCCGGCCGCAGCTCGATGTTGTGCACTGTCGTGCCGGCAGGAATGTTCTTGAGCGGAAGCGCGTTGCCGACCAGAATGTCAGCCTCCGGCCCGCTCATTACCTTCTGCCCAACCTTCAGCCCGACAGGCTGCAGGATGTAACGCTTCTCGCCGTCCGCATACGCGATCAGCGCGATGCGCGAGCTGCGGTTCGGATCGTATTCGATCGTCGCCACGGTGCCCGGAATCCCGTACTTGTCGCGCTTGAAGTCGATGAGGCGCAGCTTCTGCTTGTGGCCGCCTCCATGGTGGCGCACACTCAGCTTGCCCGTGTTGTTACGGCCGCCGGTGCGCTGCTTCACTTCCAGCAGCGGCTTATACGGCTCGTTCGTCGTGATGTCGTCGTTGACCAGCTTCGTCTGAAAGCGAAGCGTCGGTGTAATCGGTCGATAGCTCTTGATCGGCATTGCTTCTTCCTTTGCCTTTGCCGCGCTCTTTACAACCAGCGCGATACTTGGATCTCAACTGCCGGCGAGTAGTTAGTCCCACTAACGACTAACTACCAACCACTAACTACTGCTCTTAAATCTCCGCCGCGAAATCAGGCACCTTCTCGCCTGCCTTCAGCCGCACATACGCCTTCTTCCAGTCAGGAAGATACCCCGAGTACCGGCCGCGTTTCCGCTCCTTGCCCTCGATGTTGGCAGTGCGAACCGTCGCAACCTTCACGTTGAAGAGCTGCTCCACGGCCTGTTTCACCTCGGTCTTCGAGGCATTCGCCGCAACTTCAAACACCAGCGATCCCTCGGTCTCACGTGTCGTGAGCGCCTTCTCGGTGATCAGCGGCCGCCGAATAATCTTATAAAGAGTCGGCATTATGCAACCTCCTTCGTCGCACGCTTGGAAACTGATTTCTTAAGCGTCTCCTGCAGAGCTTCCAACGCAGCCTTCGAAAAGATTGCGTGCTCATAGCGGAGCAGATCGTACGGGTGAACCTCGCTCGAAAGCACAAGCTCCACGCCGGCGAGATTGCGCGATCCGAGATACAGCTTCTCGTTCAGCTCGCGCGACGTCTCCACCAGAAGCGCTGTCTTCTTCGCATCGAGCTTGTCGAGGGCATTGCGGTAGTGCTTCGTCTTCGCCTCTTCGACGTTGAAGTTCTCCACCACCGTCAGCTTCCCGTCCGCCAGCTTCGATGCCAGCGCCGAGCGCAGCGCACCCAGCAGTTTCTTCTTCGGGAACTGGTAGTCGTAGCTGCGCGGCTGCGGTCCATGAACCGTTCCGCCACCACGCCACAGCGGCGTGCGGATCGAGCCTACGCGCGCGCGGCCGGTGCCCTTCTGCTTCCACAGCTTCTTGCCCGCGCCCGAAACCAGCTTGCGGTTCTTCGTCGCGTGCGTTCCCTGCCGCAGGCTGGCGCGATAGTGCTTCACCGCTTCCCAGAGCAGCGCCTCGTTCACACCGCCGAACACCTCATCGAGCAGTTCGAAGTCACCGACTTCCTTGCCCGCGAGGCTCTTGATCTTGATCTTTGCCATCGCCTTACTTCGCTTTCCGTGCCCGCGATCGATGCCGCGCGCCCTGACGTTGTTACTCTGCGTTTCCCGGTCTGTTCCCCGCACAGAGGATGTTATTAGCGAGTCAGCAAGCCAGCGATGCTTCGCATCCAGCGAGTCAGTTTTGCCTTTCCTGACTCGCTGACCTGCTGGCTAGCTGACCCGCTGGCCCTTACTTCTTCTTCGGTGCAGCCTTCTTCGAGGCCTTCAGCGGATCGACCGTGCCGGAACCGGCAAAGCCGCGACGCTCTCTCGGAGGCGCCTTCGCCTTCGACACCAGAACATATCCGTCACGAGGACCCGGAACCGCGCCCTCAACCATCAGCAGGTTATCCTCCGCATCAATGCCGCGAATGCGCAGGTTGCGAACAGTGACCTGATCAGTCCCGTAGTGACCCGGCATTCTCTGCCCCGGGAACACACGCGACGGGAACGACGACGCACCGATCGAGCCCTGGATCTGGAACATGTGACCGTGCGACTTCGGTCCGCCGCCGAAGTTGTGGCGACGAACAACGCCCGCAAATCCGCGTCCCTTCGAGGTGCCGATCACGTCAACGAACTTCGTCTCGTTGAAGATTTCGACGGTCACGCGATCACCAGCCTTCGCTCCCTGGTCCTCATCGCCACCGGTCACCGACTCGAGCTGAACTTCCTTCACCAGCTTCACAGGCGGCACGTTCGACTTCGCAAAGTGGCCGGTCATCGGCTTGTTCACCTTGCTTGCCTTCACGAACTCAACCAGGCCGATCTGCGCGGCATCATAGCCGTCCTTCGCCTGCGTCTTAAGCTGCGTGATTACGCACGGCCCAACCTTCAGCACCGTGATCGGATGAACCTCACCGCGATCGTCGAAGACCTGCGTCATGCCGATCTTCTTTCCAAGAATTCCTGTAACTGCCATCTTTCTCTCTCCTCATCATGCTTCGGTTCCGAAGCACTGTAGGTCTTCCTTCCGGAAACTCAGCTCGCCGCCTTGCCTGACTCGCTGACTCGCTAACTCGCTGACTCGCTTACTTCGTGACCGTCTTGATCTCGACGTCCACACCCGCCGGCAAATCAAGCTTCATCAGCGCGTCCACCGTCTGCTGCGTCGGCTCGAGGATGTCGATCAGCCGCTTGTGCGTGCGGATCTCAAACGCCTCGCGCGACTTCTTGTCCACGTGTGGGCTGCGCAGAACGCAATACTTGTTCTTCATCGTCGGCAGGGGAATCGGTCCCGCAACCTGCGCTCCAGTACGCTTAGCGGTCTCAACGATCTCACCGGTCGACGTGTCCAGAACCCGGTAGTCATAAGCCTTCAGGCGGATGCGAATGCGCTGCTGTGCCATCTCATTTTCTTTCCCGTTCATCACTTCAGCGAGTGAGAGGAACGCTTGATCAAAGATCGGTTAGGAGTGGCTGCCGGCCGTCGTGAAT of the Acidobacteriaceae bacterium genome contains:
- the rplC gene encoding 50S ribosomal protein L3, yielding MAVTGILGKKIGMTQVFDDRGEVHPITVLKVGPCVITQLKTQAKDGYDAAQIGLVEFVKASKVNKPMTGHFAKSNVPPVKLVKEVQLESVTGGDEDQGAKAGDRVTVEIFNETKFVDVIGTSKGRGFAGVVRRHNFGGGPKSHGHMFQIQGSIGASSFPSRVFPGQRMPGHYGTDQVTVRNLRIRGIDAEDNLLMVEGAVPGPRDGYVLVSKAKAPPRERRGFAGSGTVDPLKASKKAAPKKK
- the rplD gene encoding 50S ribosomal protein L4; translated protein: MAKIKIKSLAGKEVGDFELLDEVFGGVNEALLWEAVKHYRASLRQGTHATKNRKLVSGAGKKLWKQKGTGRARVGSIRTPLWRGGGTVHGPQPRSYDYQFPKKKLLGALRSALASKLADGKLTVVENFNVEEAKTKHYRNALDKLDAKKTALLVETSRELNEKLYLGSRNLAGVELVLSSEVHPYDLLRYEHAIFSKAALEALQETLKKSVSKRATKEVA
- the rplP gene encoding 50S ribosomal protein L16, which translates into the protein MLLPKKVKYRKQQRGRMCGKAWRGSDLSFGDYGLKVLECGYITDRQIEASRIAMTRFIKRGGKVWLRLFPDKPITKKPAETRMGKGKGAPDHWVAVVRPGKILFEMEGVPVDIAKEAMRLASHKLPLKTTFVVRPNVKTEVVAK
- the rpsS gene encoding 30S ribosomal protein S19, translating into MARSTKKGPFIDTHLMVKVDAMNAANDKKVIRTWSRRSTIHPDMVGHTIAVHNGKKFVPVYCTENMVGHKLGEFSATRTFKGHSAKAADTAKAK
- a CDS encoding 50S ribosomal protein L23; translation: MPTLYKIIRRPLITEKALTTRETEGSLVFEVAANASKTEVKQAVEQLFNVKVATVRTANIEGKERKRGRYSGYLPDWKKAYVRLKAGEKVPDFAAEI
- the rpsC gene encoding 30S ribosomal protein S3, which produces MGQKVHPYGFRLGVNKPWKSRWFVERGYDKLLVEDVKLKAELREKLKAAGVSSVEVERPGNKLRLIIRTARPGIIIGRKGAEIDKLKADIQKRTNREVFIDILEVNKPELDAQLVAENIALQLEKRVSFRRAMRKSVDSALRFGCKGIKVRVSGRLNGNEIARSEWYLQGRLPLHTLRADIDYGFAEAKTTYGVIGVKTWIYRGDIYEQKKRREQAPITTGAF
- the rpsJ gene encoding 30S ribosomal protein S10 — translated: MAQQRIRIRLKAYDYRVLDTSTGEIVETAKRTGAQVAGPIPLPTMKNKYCVLRSPHVDKKSREAFEIRTHKRLIDILEPTQQTVDALMKLDLPAGVDVEIKTVTK
- the rpsQ gene encoding 30S ribosomal protein S17 encodes the protein MAENTANTQQANEQTRRNEKVGQVVSTKMQKTIVVEIEMRKAHPKYRRVMKFNKKFYAHDEQNSARIGDVVRIRETRPLSKLKRWTLEEIIRRSSLATLPEEKPLAEESATK
- the rpmC gene encoding 50S ribosomal protein L29 gives rise to the protein MELDKIRDLSDDELKAEEAKAAEQIFRIRFAKSLGKQEGLKNLRTLKLDIARFKTVARERQIGKARQGAATEAGK
- the rplV gene encoding 50S ribosomal protein L22, which gives rise to MAKTTTTAPEFRAEAKFQRVSPQKAKLVLDLIKGKPVGQAINIVAFTNKRIAPVIEKTLRSAVQNAQYLADERGLDVDVDKLYVKTAVANDGPRMKRIRPAPMGRAFRYQRRIAHIVITIAEKQAAEVKAAATTPAAETTTKPAAKKTAAKKAPAKKAAAKKTAAKKSASKKTAAAK
- the rplB gene encoding 50S ribosomal protein L2, producing MPIKSYRPITPTLRFQTKLVNDDITTNEPYKPLLEVKQRTGGRNNTGKLSVRHHGGGHKQKLRLIDFKRDKYGIPGTVATIEYDPNRSSRIALIAYADGEKRYILQPVGLKVGQKVMSGPEADILVGNALPLKNIPAGTTVHNIELRPGKGGQMARSAGAQVQLVAKEGEYALLKLPSGETRRVLVECMATVGQVGNTDHENVSIGKAGRNRWKGIRPTNRGVSMNPVDHPHGGGEGKTSGGRHPVTPWGQPTRGYKTRNNKRTDVFIVSRRNKGK